In the genome of Lysobacter sp. 5GHs7-4, the window CAGCTCAAGGCCACCCTGACCGAAGGCGGCAAGCCGCTGACCGGACTGGCCGCCGGCACGGTGCGCGCCTTCATCTCCGGCCCGGCCGAAAGCTTGGGCAACATCCTCGCCGCCGGCAAGGCCAAGGCCGGCGACGCGCCGCAGGGCGACGCGCTCAGCGCGGCCGGCCTGAAAGCGCAGGCCATGCTCAACGACCCGGCGCAGCGCGACAAGCTGCTCGCCGCGCTGGAACTGGGTGCGGAAAAGGGCATCGAGCTGAAGGAAACCAGCCCCGGCGTGTACACCGGCGAATACCCGGCCACCCTGGCCGAGGGCGTGTATCAGGTCACCTACCGTATCGACAGCAGCAGCCCCGACAACGGCGGCTTCACCCGCGTCTACACCACCGACCACTACGTGCAAGTGGCGCCCGATGCGGCCGCCACCGCCAAGACCATCAAGCACGAGCCCGCGCGCGCCTGCCCGTCCACGTTCGCTGGCGGCTGCGTACAGGTGACGCTGAAGCCGGTCGACGCCAAGGGCAACCTGGTCGGCCCCGGCAAGGGCGCCAGCGTCCAACTGGTGCAGCCGTTCGAAGGCGGCCTGGTCGGCGACGTGATCGACAATCTCGATGGCAGCTACCGCATCGTGATCGGCTACAACAAGAAGGGCATGGCCCCGCCGGTGCTGCGCATCGACGGACTCGAACTGAAACTGCCCGACGCGGTCGGCACCGGCGGCAAGGGCGGCGGCAGCATCGTCGACAGCGGCGACAAGCCGATCTGGATGCAGTGGTGGGTGTGGCTGATCGCCCTGCTGGTGCTGTTGATCCTGATCCTGCTGATGCGTCGCAAGTGATCTGAGGCAACGGCCACCGGCCAACGGAAACGCCGCGAGTGATCGCGGCGTTTTCGTTTATGCGCGCAGCGGTCGGACACGCACGTCATTGGTCGGGCGGCGGCAGCATGGTCTCGCCGCATACGCAGCGTCCGTTCCACAACATCATCTCGAAGCCCGGCGAGCACTTCAGGAATTGCTTGCAGGTGTCCACGCCGCCCAGGCTGTCCAAGGGACCGGGACTGCGGTCGGTGCGCGGCAGTCGGTCGCCCGGCACGGGCTCGGGCGTGCTCAGATCGCGGCAGCCGCAGTCCGGCCACTCGCCAACGCCGATCTGGTTGCCGTCGGCGCAGCCGAAGTTGTTCTCGCACGTCAACGGCATGCGCGGCGGCGGCGCTTCTTCGCACGCGCATTGCGGCGGCTCGCCCACCGGCGCGGCGCCGCGCGGGCAGGTGACGATCTCCGCGCAACTGCGCTGCGCGTGCGCGGGCGCGCTCGCCGACAGCGTGGTCCATGCCAACACCAGCGCGAGCATCGCCCGCGCACGCGTCTGCGCTTTCATGCCTGACCTCCTTGTGGGCGGATGCGAACGGCATCCGGCCGCCTAAGGCGACCACGGACGGCAGGCCCGCACGCTACCGCTCGTCGGCGGCGCGGGCCTTGCGGCTCAGGCCTGGCGGCGCACTTCGCGCCAGACCAGCCACAGCGGGGTCAGGAACACCAGTAGGGCCGCGCCCGCATAGATCAGCGCCACCATTACGTTGCCCTGCAGCGCCCACACCAGCGCCGGCAGCACCACCATGGGCACGCCCAGCGGCCGGCGCCGGGTGAGCAGGTAGGCGCCCACCGCGACCAGCAGCCATAACAGCGCCTGGCCCATCGAGGCGAAGGACGACACCGGCGCGGCGCGTGCGCCTTCCGGACCGGGGCCCACGAACAGCACCGCGACCACGGCCAGCACCGCGGCCGTCAGCAACATCCAGGCGCACAGGTCGGACAGACCGAATAGGAACTTGGTAAGACGCACCCGTCAGCGCTCCGTCGTATCGACATAGAAACTCGATGATGGCCCCCACCCGCTTCGGTGGAACGGCGCATCGCGGGCGACAGTTTACCGTCTCGCCGTCCGACGCCGGTTCGACACCGGACCGCCGGCTCCGCCTCAGCTCGGCCGCTGGGCCTCGTACGCCGCGAACGGTCCGAAAAACACCCATTCCGGCGCCGCCAAGCCGGCCAGCACTTCGGCCTGACTGGGGAAATGGTTCGGAAACTCCGGCCAGGCCTGGACCACGTGGTGCTGCCACTTCATCGGATCCAGCTGATGGACCACGCCGTCGGACAGATCCAGGAACTCGTAGCCGCGCGCCTGAATCTGCGCCACGGCCTGTACCAATGCGGCTTCGTGATCGCCGGCCGCCACGTAGACGGGCACGAAGGCGCCGACCAGATGCGACGGCATCTCGCAATTGCTGCCGCGTCCCACCTGGAGATTCATCAGGAACAGCAGATTCATCGCACCGCTTCCGCCGCGCGCTTGCCCGTGGGATCGCCGACGCTGCGGTTCAACGCCACCGCCTCCCTGGTCAGCCGGCGCACCACCGCGGTCGCGATCGTCATGCCCTCGCGCAAGTCCAGCGTGGCCAGCTCGAACTTGCCGCCGGGCTTGAGCCTGGGCTCGATCTCCAGCAAGCGCTTGCCGCGCCAGAAGCCGAACAACACCCGCTGCGCCTCGGCGCGGATCAGCAGCACCGGGCCGTTGCTGAAGTACACCAGGTGGCCCCACTTGATCTTCTCGTCCAGCTTCGCCGCCGCCAGCACGTCGGCGCGCAATTGCTCGACCAGGTCGCGCCGCCATCCGTCCAAGGCGGCGACATAGGCATCGGGATTCGCGGCGGGCGGTGTCTTCTGCATGACGGGCTCCCGGATACGTCAGGATCGAACGGCGCAGGGCCATGCTACCGGACGCGCGCAGCCGCGCCGCTCAACCGGTGTACGGGCCTTTGACTTCGCCCCAGCCCCACTTCGGCATCGGCGCGCCGGCCTCGACGCTGGCGCCGGGCTGGGAATTGATCACCGCCAGGCGCGAACCCCATTCCAGATAGCCGACCAGCGCCGAGCGGAATTCCGGGTCGTCGGGCAACGCCAGTTCGTCGGCCGTCTCCAGCAGCAGGCTCACCCAGCGTCGCCGCTGCTCCTGGCTCAGATGCCGGTTGAGATGATGGCGGATCATCTGCGGATGCCCGCCATGCGCGCGCGAGTACAGCTCGGGGCCGCCCAGCACTTCGGCCAGGAACGCCGCCACGTGCGCGGGATGGTCGTCGCTCATGTGCGCGAACACCTCGCCCAGCAGCGCGTCTGCGCGCACGTGCTGGTAGAAGCGCACGGTCAGGCGCTGCAGCGCGTCGATGCCGCCCAGCCATTCGTACAGGGTCGGAACGCCGTCGTTGTGCATGCTCGTATCGCGTCGAACACGCGCCCCGCCCACACCGGCTCGAAGCCGCCGCACAACTCGATGAACTGGGCGCCGTCCTCGACCAGCGCGACCGCGACGTCCACCACGGCTGCTTGCTCCGGCACGCCGACGATCGTGGTGCGCACGCCGCCGCGCTCGATCACCATGCGGTCCACCGCCGGATCCATCTGCGGCGCTTCGAATATGAAAGCCCAACTGATCAATGCCGCCTCTCCGTCGCTCATGTCGGATTCGCCAGGCAGGCGCGCGCGCCTTAGGCCTCGGATACAGCTCGACGCATTGCACCGGCCTTGTTCATGCGCCGCAAGTGCCGCTGCCGGCCTGTGCCGGCCCGGCAGCGGAACCGTCGCATCCGTCACGTCTTACTGGCCGGCCTTGCGCTACAAACCAAGACGCACTCGCCGGAGACTCCCCCATGAACAGGTCACTGACGACTTTGTCCGCGTTGGCGCTGCTGGCCGCCTGTACTCCCAGCGCCGGCCAGCTGACGGGCAGCCCATCGAAGCAGACGGATGATCAGGCGCCCGCCAATTTCATCATGGTCGCCAAATCCACGCCGGACACGCCGCCGGCCGCGCAAACGCCGCAGCCGGCGAGCGCGCCCGCCGCGCAGCCGTTGGCCGAGCCGCCGGTACCGAAAGGCGGCCCAAACCGCCCCTCGGCCGAACCGGATCCGCCGTTCGTCGCCAGCGAGTTCGGACGCTTCAACGAGCCCTGGGCGATGACCTTCCTGCCCGACGGCCGCCTGCTGGTCACCGAGAAGGGCGCGCGTCTGCGCCTGTTCAATCCGGCCACGCGCCAGACCAGCGAGATCACCGGCCTGCCCTCCGTGGCCTACGGCGGTCAGGGCGGCTTGGGCGACGTGGTTCTGCATCCGCAGTTCGCGAGCAATCGCTACGTCTATTTCAGCTACGCCGAAACCGGACCCAACAGCACCCGCGGCGCGGTGGTCTCGCGCGCGCTGCTCACGCTCAACGGCAATGGCGTCGGCGGCAGCCTGTCGGGCATGCAGGTGCTGTGGCGGCAGACGCCCAAGGTCACCGGCGAGGGCCACTACAGCCACCGCATCGCTTTCGGTGGCGACGGCAAGTTGTGGATCACCTCCGGCGACCGGCAGAAGTTCGATCCGGCGCAGGACCTGCAGCAGAACCTGGGCAAGGTGATCCGCCTCAACGACGACGGATCGGTCCCCGCCGACAATCCCTTCGCCGCCACCGGCGGTGTCGCCGCGCAGGTGTGGACCCTGGGCCATCGCAACCTGCTGGGCATCGCCTTCGACGCCTCGGGGCGCTTGTGGACGCACGAGATGGGACCGGCCGGCGGCGACGAGCTCAACCTGATCGAACGCGGCACGAACTACGGCTGGCCCATCGTCTCCAACGGCGACCATTACGACGGCAAACCTATTCCCGACCACCCGACCCGCCCGGAATTCAACGCGCCGGAAGCCTGGTGGTCGCCGGTGATCGCGCCGGCCGGCTTCATCATCTACAGCGGCGACCTGTTCCCGTACTTCCGCGGCCAGGGCTTCATCGGCGGCCTCGCCTCGCAGGCGCTGGTGCGCATCCAGTTCGACGGCGTCACAGCGCGCGAATCCAAGCGCTATCCCATGGGCGCGCGCATCCGCGAAGTCGAGCAAGGGCCCGACGGCGCGATCTGGGTGCTGGAAGACGGCAGCAATGCGCGGCTGCTCAAGCTGACGCCAACGCCCTACTGACGGCGCCGGCTTCGCCCGCCACCGCACCCGTGGACGCGACCGCCCACGGGTCGGGGACGGCGCCTACTTCTTGCAGGCAGTCGCGGCGTCTGCGTGGGCCAGGTCCGCGCCCCACAGACACACGACGCGGTCCAGTGCGAGTCCGCTGCGCGAATTGCTGAAGAACACGATGCCGTCGCCGGTCGTCGGCCGCATCAGGAACTTGGCGCGGAACCCTGCCTGGTTGCGTCCGTCGTGACCGACCGCGGTGCTGCCGTCGGGCAGGCGCTCGATGAAGTGGCCCAGGCCATAGACCATGTCGCCGGGCGCGCTCGGCGCGCTGAGCTTTGCCGGCGTGTACATCAGATCCAGTTGCTGCTGAGTCAGCGGGCCTTGCGTGGTGCGGTACTTGGCCGCCATGCCGGCGGTCATCCAGCGCGCGAAGTCGTTGACGGTCGTGGTCAGCGTCGACGGCGCCTGTTCTACGTAGTACCGCATCGGCACCGCGGCACCGTCGTCGCCATGCCCTTGCGCCGCATCGGCGATGATCTGCGGCGTCATGGCGACGCTGGTGTGGGTCATGCCCAACGGACGGAACACCAGCTCCTGCGCCAGATCCGCGTACTTGCGTCCGGTCTCGCGCTCGATCGCCAACTGCATCAGCGTGTAGCCGCCGCCGGAGTACTGGAACTTCTCGCCGACCGGCGCGAACAGCTCGACCGCACCGCGGCCGTTGGTCTTGCCCGCCAGCGACTCCTCAAGGGTCGGCAGTTCCTGGTAGTCCAGCCAGCCCTGGTAGCCGCCCAGCGTGGTGCCCGCGGTATGCGACAGCAGGTAGCGGATCGTGACGCGCCGGTAGTCGTACTGATTGATCGCCAGCGGCCAAGGCGACACCACCTCGGCGACCGGGCGGTCCAGATCGATGCGTCCCTGCGCGGCCAGCCCCATCGTCACCCAACTGGCGATCGGCTTGGACAGCGACGCCGCTACGAACACCGTGTCGGGCGTCACCGCCTGGGTGCCGGCGTGATCGGCGTAACCGAAGCCGCGGGCGTAGACCAATTTTCCCTTTACGATCAATCCCACCGCGACGCCTTTGATGTTCGCTTCCTTCATCAATGCCGGCACTTCGCGTTCGATGACGCTGACGAATGCCGCGTGAGGATTGGATGGCGCTGCGCCGTAGGCCTGCGCGCTTAGCGGCGCGGCGGTTGCGAGCAAGGAGGCAAACGTAGCAACGGCGGCGCCGACCTGGTGACGGCGAAAGCGAAGGCGTTGGTGATTCATGAGATCCCGATTGGATTGGATGGCGGAGTCCGCTGTAGGCACGGCGACGACGATGCGCACGCCGGCCCGAGAGGCATGGACGAAGATCACGCGATCCATTCGCGGCATCCCCCGCCGCGACCTGTCCATGCGCAGCTGAGATGCCGAATTTGCCGGCCGGGTTTAGAGGACTGCGCGGGGCTCAGCGCCCGACCACCGCCCGCGCGCCCGTCGCACGCATGCTGACGAGCACGGCGATCGCCGCGATGCCGACGCCGGTGATCGCGATCGGCGTGCGCCACAGCCACAAGACAACGCAGGCGCACAAGGCCGCGGCGGCGAACACATAGGCGGCCGCGCGCGAACGCGCGCCCAGCATCACCGCACCGATCGTCAGGAACGCCACCGCGCCGACGGTCGCCAGCAGCGCGAGGACGCTGATGTCGCCGGTGCTGGCCAGCTGGTAACCCGTCGCGATATTGAACACGTATAGGCAGGCTTGAATCGCCACCAGCGCCAGGCAGCTGCGCCGCCAACCCGCGAACGGCGTCGCCACCACGGCGGTGTCCGCGGCGGGCGGGCGGTAGGGGTCGTGTTGATCCATGGGGCAGCGGCCGGTGTCGACTGGCCGCTATCGTGCACCCTTCCACGCCGGCACAGTAGCCACCCTAGTGGCCGGTGCGCAGCGGGCGGCGCCGCGACGCCGCCCGCATCGTCGTGCAGGCGGCCTTATGCCCGCGCGCTTGCGGCCTCGTCGATCAGCGCGGCCACTTGCGCCGGCTGCGACGCCAGCGAGGCGTGGCCGGCGTCCAGGGTAATGACTTTGCGCGCGCCCAGGCGGTCGGACATGCGCTGCTGGTTTTCCGGCGCAATCATGCGGTCCTGGTTGGATATCTGGTACCAGGACGGTTTGTGCTTCCACGCCGGGTCGGAAATCGCATCGCCGAAGGTGCTGGCCAGTGGCGCCTTCTGCGTCACGCCCATCGCGTAGCCTTCGTCCTCGCTCAAGTCCTGGCAGAAACTCTCGTGGAATTTGTCGGCCTTGACCCAGAGATAGCCGTCGCTGTCGGGCGCCAGATTGGGCACCGCCACCGGCGGATGCTCCTGGGTGATGCCGCCGGGGCTTTCGCCGGCATCGGGCGCGAACGCGGCGATGTAGACCAGGCCGACCACGTTGTCCTGGTTGCCGGCCTGGGTGATCACGGCGCCGCCGTAGGAATGCCCGACCAACAACACCGGGCCGTCGACCTGCGCCACCATCTTGCGGGTGCGCTCGGCATCGTCGGCCAGCGAGGTCAGCGGCAGTTCGACCGCACGCATCGCGGTGTGGCCCAGGCGCTTGAGTTCCAGGATCACCTTGTTCCAATGGGCCGCGCCGCCCCAGAAACCATGCACCAGGACCACCGTAGGCTTGTTGCTCATCTTGGCTGCTCCATAAACGGGCCGAGTCGCCGACACGAAGACGCCGCAACCGGTCGGCTCGGCTGCGTGCGGGAACCCTGGGCGGTGACTGCCACGAGCGCCTATCAGGCTGCGACGTGGACTGTGATGCGCTTGTGGACGCTTTGTGACGAACCGACCGGCTTCGGGTGCCCAGCGAATCGAACGCCGTGCCGGGCGCGCGCGCTCACGGCGAGGACACCGTGACGGAACAGGCCGGGCTCAGGCCATGCCGGTCGACCCGTTGCACGTCCAGCCGCGTGGATCCGCCCTGCTCCGCATAAGTCAGGCCGACCAGAAAGATTTGCGAGCGGAACCTGCGAAACGCGATATGCGGATATTCGGCGGTGTAGCTCTGGCCGGTCGCGGACAATGTCAGGCGCGCCCGCATCGGGTCCGAGGGAACCCGGCTGGGCGACGCACCGCGGTACAGCAGGATCGAATCGCCGACATCGTCGCCGTCGAGATCGACGTTGGGAATGCGCAAGTTCCACGTCGCATCGTCGGCCGCTGTCAGGTCCATGGTTTCCAGCACCTGCCCCACGCGTCCATGCGCTTCGGACACGCCCCGCAACGCGGCGCATAAGGCGGGTTCTGCGGCGGCCGCGACGCTTGCCGTGCCGATCAGCGGCAGCAGGCAGGCGCATAGGAGCCAGCCTCGGTCCTTCTTCATGAACAGTCTCCGGCAGTCCTGGTCCTCGACCGCACCAGCATAGGCGAATCCGTACGCGGCAAATGGTGCCGGCGCCCCGTCCCGGCGCAGCGTCCGGCTCAAGCCGGAAGGTTCTGCCCGATGCGCCACAGCACGCCGGTCGGATCGCTCATGGGAAAGTCGCGCAGGCCCCAGGGCCGGTCCTGCGGCGTCTCGGCGAACACCCCGAAGCGTTCGACCACGCGCGCCTCCACGACCTGCCGGTACCAATCGTCCACGTTCTCGACCAGCAAGTGCATCATGAAATTGTCCGCATGCTCGCGCACGTAGAACTTCTGCAACAGGAAACTGGTCGTGCCATGGCGCACGTAAGCCATATCCTCGGACCACCACGGCACCTCGAAGCCCAGCGCTTCGTAGAACGCCTTGGAGACGTCCAGGTCGCGGGCCGGGACGAAGGCCTTGATCTCGACGGCGGTCAGATTCATCGCATCTTCCTTATGGGGCTCGGGCCAGATGCTGCTCCGCCAGCGCCGTCCAGTCGCGCTCGGGAGAGAATCCGGCGCTTTTCACCACCTCGGCCAGCGCCGGGTACAGGGCCCACGGCGGACCCACATCGGCGCCGTCCCACTTCACCTGCGAGCACTTGAAGCAGATCGCCATGGTGCTGAGCAACGCGTCGCCAGCGTAGAAGCGCAGGGTGTGGTGCGGTTCGAAGATGCAAGCGGTGACGGCGTTCTGCGTCTGCGGATCCAGGCCATCGATCGAGGACAGGAAGCGATCGCGCAGCGCGGCGCTGAATTCGCAACGCCCGTAGACGACCTCGTCCGGAATCCGCGAGCGGCCGCGGCCGCTGTCGTAGACGTCCAGCGGGCAGGAATGCTCGGTCAGCACGATGCGATCCGAACGCCTTATCGTCTCGGCCAGCCGGGCCCGGTACTCCAGTCCATGGTGGGCGGTGTTCACGGGCACGGACGACGTTCCTAGCGCGGGCGGTATTGGCGCGGCGCCGGATCCACAGCCCTTGGCCGCGAACACCGTTCGCCTGCATGGATAGCGCACGCAGCCTCTCCGCGATGCCGCATTCGCTTCGCCAGGATGGTCGGATGCACCGATGGAGAAGTCAACGCGGCGCGGCTGCGGCGAGCGGCGGACCGCTGCGTTGCGCTTGAACGACGGCGACACACGCCTGGGTCACGGCCTTCGTTCGGGCGCCGCGCGGGCTACCATGATTCTCGCCCCGTTGCTGCTCGGCCGGAAACACGCATGACCTCGGCATCGCCCCAAGACCATTGGATCGCCACCCCGCAGGGTCGGCTCTTCGCCCGCCGCTGGCCCACGCCCGTAGGACGCGCGGCGTCAACGCCTATCGTGTTGTTCCACGATTCGCTGGGGTGCGTCGAACTGTGGCGCGACTACCCCGAACGACTCGCGTCCGCGAGCGGGCGCGAGGTCGTCGCCTACGACCGTCTGGGTTACGGCCGCTCGGACGCACACCCGGACCGCCTGCGCACCGACTTCATACACGACGAGGCCCATACCGGTTTTGCGCACGTGCGCGAGCAATTGGCCATCGACGACTTCATCGCCCTCGGCCACAGCGTCGGCGGCGGCATGGCCGTGGGCTGCGCGGCCGCCTACCCTGAGCGCTGTCGCGCGTTGATCACCGAGTCGGCGCAGGCCTTCGTTGAAGACCGCACGCTGGCGGGCATCCGTGCGGCGAAGCTCGCTTTCGCGCAACCGGGTCAGCTCGAACGCCTGCAGCGCTACCACGGCGACAAGGCGGCCTGGGCGCTGAGCGCGTGGATCGACACCTGGCTGGCGCCGGAGTTCGCGGACTGGACGCTGGACGACGACCTGCGCCGCCTGCGCTGCCCCGTGCTGGTGCTGCATGGCGACCACGACGAGTTCGGATCGGCGCGGCATCCCGAACGCATTGCGACATCGAGCGCGGGGCTTGGCACCATGCACCTGCTGGAAGGCTGCGGGCATGTCCCTCACCGCGAGCAGGCCGATGGGGTGCTCGATATCGTCGTGCAGTGGCTGAGCGCGTCGGTGCCGGGCGGCTGATCGCTGAGCGTTGGCGCCGGCACGGTGCTTACGCTGGCGGCTTAGGCGGCGCGGTCGCGGCTTGCGCCGCGCGCAGACTACGACAAGCCCAGACTCGCCGACCAACCGTGCCGCTGATGGCCCACCAGACGGTCGAAGTACCACAGGTAGACCGCCGCCGCATCCCGAAACTCGGCGCCCTTCGGCAGCGGCGTCGCGCCGCTGAGCACGCCTGCGGAGATTTCCATCCATCCGCTGGTGTCGTCGGCCTCCAGGCCCAGGCGCTGCGCGGCCTGCACCACTGCCGGCGACGGATCCCCGTCAGGCCACTGGCTGTTCACTTCCAACAAGTAATACAGATGCTCCGGCAGCACGATGCCGGACAACGCCCGTGTCGTGGCCGTATCGCGGCGCAGGTCCGCCACGGCCGCCTTGAGCGGCGCCAAGGCGATGACTTGGCCCTGGGCGTCGGTGAGATCGGACTCGGCGATCGCGCGATGCGCCATGCCCGACCAGAACGCCGCATCGTGGCGGCCGTCGGTCTGCGCCATGTGCGTCGCCGCGTGTTCGGCGATGGCGCCTTCGCGGGTGAACAACGGCGTCAGCACGCGGTCGTCGCGATGGCTGTAGCCGAAGAAGTAACGCCGCCCATCGACGACGATGGACTCGATCCCGCCTACCGCGCCGGCGTCGAGAGACGGAAGCCCGGTTTGCCTATCGCAAGCGCCCACCAGCAGCGTTGCCGCGACCAAGACCAGCGAGGCGAACCACAGCAGCAAACGCTCCATGCCACGCTACTCCAGGCCTTCAGCCGCGTTGCGCCTTGGGCTTGGATGACTGGCCCGAACCCGCGGGCCGGCCGAAACGCTTGGCCGAAAGCTCCGCGGCCTTGGCGCGTTCGACGTCGCGGTTCTTGGGCGGACTGAACGTGGTCAGCGAATTGATGAGCGTGGTCGCCGCCTCGCTGACCTGCTTCACGGCCAGATCGAACGCGGCCTGATTGGCCTGCGACGGCGCGTTGAAACCGCTGAGCTTGCGTACGAACTGCAACGCCGACGCGCGCACCTCGTCGGCCGTCGCCGGCGGCTCGAAGTTGTACAGGGTCCGGATGTTTCGGCACATAGCGCCTCCCGAGCTGGGGTGCGACCGATCGCGGCGACCGGTCGCGCTTGTTTGCGAACGAGTGTCGTGCGGCCGTTCCAGCGCTGTCAACGCGGCCATGTCGTGCCGGCGACTCGGCCGGAGAAGCTCTGATCTTCGCGAGCATCCCGGCTTGACAAATCCAATATTTCCATAATACTGGAACTATGGAAGAATCAACCGCCCTGGCCGCGCTCGGCGCCCTAAGCCACGAATCCCGGCTGGCCGCGTTCCGCCAACTCGTGCAAGCCGGCCCCGAGGGTATGTCGGTGGGCGAGCTTCGAGAGCGCCTGGACCTACCGCCCGCCACCCTCACCGCTCACCTCAATGTGCTGCGCAATGCCGGCTTGGTGCACGACCAACGCGAGGGCCGGGTGATCCGGGTCCGCGCCCATTACGTGCAGATGAACGCGCTGCTGGCCTACCTCACCGAAAACTGCTGCGGCGGCGTCGAAACCTGCGCGCCCGCTTGCGCCCCTCGCCCGAAAGGAGCCTCACGATGAATCGCTTCCATGTGCATCTGAACGTCGCCGACCTCTCCGCCAGCATCCGCTTCTACAACGAACTGTTCGCCATGCCGCCGACCGTGCAGAAAGCGGACTACGCCAAATGGATGCTGGACGACCCGCGCATCAATTTCGCCATCTCCCATACCGGCCGCGCGCCGGGCATCGACCACCTGGGGCTGCAAGTCGATAGCGGCGACGAACTCAGCGCCTTGGGCCAGCGCCTGGACGCGGCCGGCGGCACCGTCGTCCCCGAGGAAGCGGCCGTGTGCTGTTACGCGCAGGCCGACAAGCTGTGGACCGCCGACCCGCAGGGCACGCGTTGGGAAACCTTCCACACGTTCGGCGAAGCCACCACCTACTACGACCCGGACGTGGGGTGCGCCGGCGAAGGCGCGGCCGCCTGCGCGCCCAGCCCGCCGATAGCCGCGAAACCGGTAGCCGCCGGTTGCTGCGCCACATCCGCCAGCTGTGGCTGAGGTTGGCGCCATGCAGGTGCGCATCGCCCTCCCCTCAGAACACGCGGCTATCCGTCAATTGCTGACAGCCAGCGCGCTGCCTGTGCAGGACCTCGATACAGCCGCAGTCGCCTTTCTAGTGGCGGACGACGACCGCGTGCTGGCCGGCGTGGTCGGGGTGCAAGCGTTCGGCGACGTCGGCTTGTTGCGCTCGCTGGCGGTAAGTCCCGAGTACCGCCGCACCGGCATCGGCGACCGTCTGGTCGCCGCGGCCGAGCGCGACGCGCAGGCGCGCGGCCTGCGCCAGTTGGTCCTGCTGACGCAGACCGCCGCCGACTTCTTCAGCAAGCGCGGTTACAGGCCCATCGAACGTGCGCAGGCGCCGACCGGCGTGCAAGCCAGCGCCGAATTCCAATCGCTGTGCCCGGCGTCGGCGGCATGCCTGAGCAAACAGATCGAATAGGCATCGGCACATCGCCGACGCTTCGCGATCGCCGCACCCTCCAGCCCTTCAATCCTCCTATGACCACCAAGCCACGCGTCCTGTTCGTCTGCGTCGAAAACGCCAACCGCAGCCAGATGGCCGAAGCCTTCGCCCGCCTTCATGGCGGCGACCGCGTCGAGGCCCACAGCGCCGGCTCCGCGCCGTCCGGCCGCATCAACCCCAAGGCCATTCATTACATGGCCGAGTTGGGTTACGACCTGAGCGCGCACGCGTCCAAGTCGCTGGACGAGATCGACGGCGCATTCGACGCCGTGATCACCATGGGGTGCGGCGACAACTGTCCTTGGGTGCCAGCGCGGGTGCGCGAGGATTGGGCGCTGCCCGATCCCAAGCACCTGGACGGCGATGCCTACCGCGCCGTGCGCGACGACATTTCGGCGCGCGTGCGCGCGCTGCTGGCCTCGTTGCAGTGAGCTTGCCGCGCAAGCTGTTGGCCGAGTTCATCGGTACCGCCCTGCTGCTGGCCACGGTGGTCGGCTCCGGCGTGATGGGCACGGCCTTGTCCGGCGGCAACGCCGCCATCGCCTTGCTCGCCAACGCCGCCGCGACCGCCGGCATGCTGTACGTGCTGATCGTGCTGCTGGGGCCGGTGTCGGGCGCGCATTTCAACCCGGCGGTCACGCTGGCCCTACGCCTGCGCGGAGCGCTGGACACCC includes:
- the arsN2 gene encoding arsenic resistance N-acetyltransferase ArsN2, which codes for MQVRIALPSEHAAIRQLLTASALPVQDLDTAAVAFLVADDDRVLAGVVGVQAFGDVGLLRSLAVSPEYRRTGIGDRLVAAAERDAQARGLRQLVLLTQTAADFFSKRGYRPIERAQAPTGVQASAEFQSLCPASAACLSKQIE
- a CDS encoding ArsI/CadI family heavy metal resistance metalloenzyme, yielding MNRFHVHLNVADLSASIRFYNELFAMPPTVQKADYAKWMLDDPRINFAISHTGRAPGIDHLGLQVDSGDELSALGQRLDAAGGTVVPEEAAVCCYAQADKLWTADPQGTRWETFHTFGEATTYYDPDVGCAGEGAAACAPSPPIAAKPVAAGCCATSASCG
- a CDS encoding arsenate reductase ArsC, which produces MTTKPRVLFVCVENANRSQMAEAFARLHGGDRVEAHSAGSAPSGRINPKAIHYMAELGYDLSAHASKSLDEIDGAFDAVITMGCGDNCPWVPARVREDWALPDPKHLDGDAYRAVRDDISARVRALLASLQ
- a CDS encoding metalloregulator ArsR/SmtB family transcription factor, translated to MEESTALAALGALSHESRLAAFRQLVQAGPEGMSVGELRERLDLPPATLTAHLNVLRNAGLVHDQREGRVIRVRAHYVQMNALLAYLTENCCGGVETCAPACAPRPKGASR